The proteins below come from a single Fusobacterium sp. JB019 genomic window:
- a CDS encoding ATP-binding protein, producing MEEKVLKKNEIKLLVSSALENLSVIRSLIKTYLNLHSIEKRNIMEILTIVDELATNVVEHGYQYQPGELIITVEKDGNIVKLVVEDNGVGFDDEKISKEEGGMGLKIAKKMSDNFKIEKKSNGTKFKVEKKIKEGK from the coding sequence ATGGAAGAAAAGGTATTGAAAAAAAATGAGATAAAACTTCTTGTTTCCTCAGCTTTGGAAAATCTTTCCGTTATTAGATCATTAATAAAAACTTATTTAAATCTTCATAGTATAGAAAAGAGAAATATTATGGAAATTTTAACAATAGTAGACGAATTAGCTACCAATGTTGTGGAACATGGTTATCAATATCAGCCAGGAGAACTAATTATAACAGTTGAAAAAGATGGAAATATTGTTAAATTAGTAGTAGAAGATAATGGTGTAGGTTTTGATGATGAAAAAATCAGCAAAGAAGAAGGCGGAATGGGTCTTAAAATAGCTAAAAAAATGTCTGATAACTTTAAAATTGAGAAGAAGTCAAATGGAACAAAGTTTAAAGTTGAAAAGAAAATCAAGGAGGGGAAATAA
- a CDS encoding STAS domain-containing protein gives MDANFNIVDRKEGDVTIIEVTGELDALVAPKLKEKISKEMENGESKFIINFKELVHINSLAMGILRGKLKSAKEMGGDIKLSNLNDHIASIFEMIGLDEIFEIFENEKEALDSFKK, from the coding sequence ATGGATGCGAATTTTAATATAGTAGACAGGAAAGAAGGAGATGTAACTATAATAGAAGTTACAGGAGAATTAGATGCTTTAGTGGCACCAAAATTAAAAGAAAAAATTTCAAAAGAAATGGAAAATGGTGAAAGTAAATTTATCATAAATTTCAAAGAATTAGTTCATATTAATAGTTTAGCAATGGGGATATTAAGAGGAAAATTAAAATCAGCAAAAGAGATGGGTGGAGATATTAAACTTTCAAACTTAAACGATCATATTGCATCTATATTTGAAATGATTGGTTTGGATGAAATATTTGAAATATTTGAAAATGAAAAAGAGGCTTTAGATAGCTTTAAAAAATAA